Genomic DNA from uncultured Desulfosarcina sp.:
CCATGGAACGCATCGCCGATGACCACCGCCAGATGATCGAATCGTTCCTGCAGGAGCGCAAAAACGACCTCGAACTGATCGTGCGCACCGTTCCCTTCTCCGAACTGATCGCCCCGCAGGCCCTGTCGTCGGTTTTCGGCCACCTGCAGCGGACATCCAGCGCGTTCATGGACCTGGGGATTTTCGACGACGCGGGCGTCCACCGCGCCTACCACGGTCCCTACGACCTTTCCGGCAAGGTGTACGCCGACACCCTGTGGTTTAAGAAAACCATCGAAAACGGGGTGTTTATCAGCGACGTCTTTTTGGGCTACCGCAACATCCCCCATTTTGTCATCGCCGTTTCCAAACAGGAAAACGGCCGGACCTGGGTGATCCGGGCCACCGTGGATTCCCAGCGCTTCAATACCCTGGTCCGCCAGATCCGCATCGGCAAAACCGGCGAGGCGTACCTGTTGAACCGCCAGGGCGTGCTGCAAACCGACCGGCGCAGCGGCGGCAACCTGATGGAAACCCCCGGTGAAACGCTGCCCCCCGTGCCGGAAAATATATCCATCCATACGTTCATTCATCGTGAACCGGGAAAAGAGGCCTTTCTCTATGCCACCACGTGGCTGAACGACCACAACTGGCTGCTGGTTGTCCGCCAAGAGGAGACCGATGCGTTCCGGGCGCTTCGTTCGGCCCAGATGCCGATCCTGTTCATCTTTCTGGTCGGCGGCTGCTGCATTGTGATCGCCGCCTTTGCCCTGACCGGGGCCATCGTGCGAAGAATGGAGCGCACCGACTCGGAAAAGGAATTGTTGAACCAGCAGTTGATCGGCGCCTCGCGCCTGGCGGAACTCGGCGAGATGGCGGCCGGCTTCGCCCACGAGATCAACAACCCGCTCCAGATCATGAGTGCCGAGCTATCGCTGATCCGGGAACTCCAGTCGGAAA
This window encodes:
- a CDS encoding ATP-binding protein — translated: MEKSTYSTVRRFVLANMIILPLIPFLLALGVGNHSFSRSIHNSTIAAMERIADDHRQMIESFLQERKNDLELIVRTVPFSELIAPQALSSVFGHLQRTSSAFMDLGIFDDAGVHRAYHGPYDLSGKVYADTLWFKKTIENGVFISDVFLGYRNIPHFVIAVSKQENGRTWVIRATVDSQRFNTLVRQIRIGKTGEAYLLNRQGVLQTDRRSGGNLMETPGETLPPVPENISIHTFIHREPGKEAFLYATTWLNDHNWLLVVRQEETDAFRALRSAQMPILFIFLVGGCCIVIAAFALTGAIVRRMERTDSEKELLNQQLIGASRLAELGEMAAGFAHEINNPLQIMSAELSLIRELQSEMTAAGAYENDASVEEMNDSIDQIKTQIERCSRITASILKFGRQSESKPAPMDLTATVPEIVHMIRKKAEVHGIRLQRDLPDTPVTVLADAARLQQVLLNLLNNAMDAVVQRHGTEGGSITVRVSAETNGTALIEIGDNGTGIAPENIKKVFAPFFTTKPVGQGTGLGLSVCYGIIRQMGGKMEVSSTVDQGTEFSIILPVIEE